A single region of the Salmo salar chromosome ssa16, Ssal_v3.1, whole genome shotgun sequence genome encodes:
- the LOC106573775 gene encoding repulsive guidance molecule A, whose translation MQSRRERREVRPRAGWMVMGKGAGGPSALEVGKILVVFLCLFPSVSLQCKILKCNSEFWASTSSSGPEEEFCTALRAYNNCVRRTARTCRGDLAYHSAQHGIEDLMSQNNCSKEGPTTQPRARTPAPPPQLQPDSQERSDGPEQCHYERSLHRQSSPPNYTHCGFFGDPHLRTFSDDFQTCKVEGAWPLIHNKYLSVQVTNTPVVPGSSATATSKLTIIFKNFQECVDQKMYHAETDELPAAFADGSKNGGDRHGANTLRIVEKVPGQQVEIHARYIGTTIVVRQVGRYLTFAVRMPEEVVNSVEDRDNQDLYLCLHGCPANQRIDFRTFRARAVEGHGLSRTGSPPHGFTYKAAMAKCKEHLPVEDLYFQSCVFDLLSSGDVNFTMAAYYAFEDVKMLHSNKDKYHIYEKDAFGSNAAPRGSDVFSLVLLNFLAVLFIYSPLPTSSSLC comes from the exons TGAGTCTGCAGTGTAAGATCCTCAAGTGTAACTCAGAGTTTTGGGCCTCCACCTCAAGCTCCGGCCCAGAGGAGGAGTTCTGTACTGCGCTGCGGGCGTACAACAACTGTGTACGCCGCACCGCACGCACCTGCAGAGGCGACTTGGCCTACCACTCAGCCCAACATGGCATAGAGGATCTCATGAGCCAGAACAACTGCTCCAAGGAGGGGCCTACAACTCAGCCTCGAGCCCGGACCCCCGCTCCACCACCACAGCTCCAGCCTGACAGCCAGGAGCGCTCCGATGGGCCGGAGCAGTGTCATTACGAACGCAGCCTTCATCGCCAATCCTCGCCACCCAACTACACCCACTGTGGCTTCTTTGGAGACCCGCACCTCCGTACTTTCAGCGACGACTTCCAGACCTGCAAGGTTGAGGGAGCATGGCCCCTTATCCATAACAAATACCTGTCTGTTCAGGTGACCAACACACCTGTCGTGCCTGGCTCCTCTGCTACGGCCACCAGCAAG TTGACAATCATCTTCAAGAACTTCCAGGAGTGTGTGGACCAGAAGATGTATCACGCAGAGACAGACGAGCTGCCTGCAGCGTTTGCCGACGGCTCCAAGAACGGCGGAGACCGCCACGGGGCCAACACGCTACGCATCGTGGAGAAGGTGCCTGGGCAGCAGGTGGAGATCCACGCACGCTACATCGGAACAACCATTGTGGTCCGGCAGGTGGGGCGATACCTGACCTTTGCTGTGCGGATGCCAGAGGAAGTAGTGAACTCTGTAGAAGACCGAGACAACCAGGACCTGTACCTCTGCCTGCACGGCTGCCCCGCCAACCAACGCATCGACTTCAGGACATTCAGGGCCCGTGCAGTGGAGGGCCACGGCCTGAGCAGGACTGGCAGCCCGCCCCATGGGTTTACCTACAAGGCTGCCATGGCTAAGTGTAAAGAGCACCTCCCAGTGGAGGACCTCTACTTCCAGTCCTGTGTGTTCGACCTGCTTTCCTCTGGGGACGTCAACTTCACCATGGCTGCCTACTATGCCTTTGAGGACGTGAAAATGCTCCACTCCAACAAGGACAAATACCACATTTATGAAAAGGATGCATTTGGGAGTAATGCGGCGCCAAGGGGATCAGATGTGTTCTCGCTAGTCCTCCTCAACTTTCTGGCTGTGTTGTTCATCTATAGTCCCCTGCCAACATCATCCTCACTATGCTAG